Proteins encoded together in one Antennarius striatus isolate MH-2024 chromosome 13, ASM4005453v1, whole genome shotgun sequence window:
- the castor2 gene encoding cytosolic arginine sensor for mTORC1 subunit 2 isoform X1 — protein MELHILEHSLKVASIEKEGIQTCTHGLIKLAFLASKTRCKFFSLTETPEDYTIIVDEEGFKELPQSENISVADATWLALNVVSGGGNASNSQPIGVTKIAKSVIAPLADHNISVFMLSTYQTDFILVRERDLPMVMHTLSSEFTLLRVVNGETVAAHNLGVSNGFVKPKLAPRPVIHPLSSPSNMFCVTSLDPDTLSSVATLLMDVMFYSGGTKEAGPSGEDSTHIRFFSFSLIEGYISLVMDEQTAQRFPNNVLFTSASGELWKMVRIGGQPLGFDECGIVAQISEPLATADIPAYYISTFKFDHALVPEENIQSVIGALRTKSAPQ, from the exons ATGGAGCTTCATATTCTAGAGCACAGCCTGAAAGTGGCGAGTATAGAGAAGGAGGGGATCCAGACCTGCACCCACGGATTAATCAAACTCGCCTTCCTGGCCTCTAAAACAAG GTGTAAGTTCTTCAGCCTGACGGAGACCCCGGAGGACTACACCATCATCGTGGACGAGGAGGGCTTCAAAG agCTGCCACAGTCGGAAAACATCAGCGTCGCCGATGCTACGTGGTTAGCTCTCAACGTGGTGTCAGGGGGTGGCAACGCCTCCAACTCGCAGCCAATCGGAGTCACCAAAATCGCCAAGTCGGTCATCGCGCCGCTGGCCGACCACAACATCTCCGTGTTCATGCTGTCCACGTACCAGACCGACTTCATCCTG GTGCGGGAGCGCGACCTGCCGATGGTCATGCACACGCTGTCCTCAGAGTTCACGCTGCTGCGGGTCGTCAACGGCGAGACGGTCGCCGCCCACAATCTGGGCGTCAGCAACGGATTCGTCAAGCCGAAGCTGG CCCCGCGGCCCGTCATCCACCCCCTGTCCAGCCCCAGCAACATGTTCTGTGTGACCAGCCTGGACCCCGACACGCTGTCGTCCGTGGCAACGCTGCTGATGGACGTCATGTTCTACTCCGGAGG GACGAAGGAGGCGGGACCATCGGGCGaagactccacccacatccgcTTCTTCTCCTTCTCGCTGATCGAGGGCTACATCTCTCTGGTGATGGACGAGCAGACGGCTCAGAG GTTTCCGAACAACGTCCTGTTCACCAGCGCCTCCGGAGAGCTCTGGAAGATGGTTCGCATCGGCGGACAGCCGCTGGGGTTCG ACGAGTGCGGCATCGTGGCTCAGATCTCAGAACCTCTGGCAACGGCTGACATTCCGGCGTACTACATTAGTACCTTCAAGTTCGACCACGCCCTG GTTCCTGAGGAGAACATCCAGAGCGTGATCGGAGCCCTGCGGACCAAGAGCGCCCCCCAGTGA
- the castor2 gene encoding cytosolic arginine sensor for mTORC1 subunit 2 isoform X3, producing MELHILEHSLKVASIEKEGIQTCTHGLIKLAFLASKTRCKFFSLTETPEDYTIIVDEEGFKELPQSENISVADATWLALNVVSGGGNASNSQPIGVTKIAKSVIAPLADHNISVFMLSTYQTDFILVRERDLPMVMHTLSSEFTLLRVVNGETVAAHNLGVSNGFVKPKLGSPAARHPPPVQPQQHVLCDQPGPRHAVVRGNAADGRHVLLRRDEGGGTIGRRLHPHPLLLLLADRGLHLSGDGRADGSEVSEQRPVHQRLRRALEDGSHRRTAAGVRFLRRTSRA from the exons ATGGAGCTTCATATTCTAGAGCACAGCCTGAAAGTGGCGAGTATAGAGAAGGAGGGGATCCAGACCTGCACCCACGGATTAATCAAACTCGCCTTCCTGGCCTCTAAAACAAG GTGTAAGTTCTTCAGCCTGACGGAGACCCCGGAGGACTACACCATCATCGTGGACGAGGAGGGCTTCAAAG agCTGCCACAGTCGGAAAACATCAGCGTCGCCGATGCTACGTGGTTAGCTCTCAACGTGGTGTCAGGGGGTGGCAACGCCTCCAACTCGCAGCCAATCGGAGTCACCAAAATCGCCAAGTCGGTCATCGCGCCGCTGGCCGACCACAACATCTCCGTGTTCATGCTGTCCACGTACCAGACCGACTTCATCCTG GTGCGGGAGCGCGACCTGCCGATGGTCATGCACACGCTGTCCTCAGAGTTCACGCTGCTGCGGGTCGTCAACGGCGAGACGGTCGCCGCCCACAATCTGGGCGTCAGCAACGGATTCGTCAAGCCGAAGCTGGGTag CCCCGCGGCCCGTCATCCACCCCCTGTCCAGCCCCAGCAACATGTTCTGTGTGACCAGCCTGGACCCCGACACGCTGTCGTCCGTGGCAACGCTGCTGATGGACGTCATGTTCTACTCCGGAGG GACGAAGGAGGCGGGACCATCGGGCGaagactccacccacatccgcTTCTTCTCCTTCTCGCTGATCGAGGGCTACATCTCTCTGGTGATGGACGAGCAGACGGCTCAGAG GTTTCCGAACAACGTCCTGTTCACCAGCGCCTCCGGAGAGCTCTGGAAGATGGTTCGCATCGGCGGACAGCCGCTGGGGTTCG GTTCCTGAGGAGAACATCCAGAGCGTGA
- the castor2 gene encoding cytosolic arginine sensor for mTORC1 subunit 2 isoform X4, which produces MELHILEHSLKVASIEKEGIQTCTHGLIKLAFLASKTRCKFFSLTETPEDYTIIVDEEGFKELPQSENISVADATWLALNVVSGGGNASNSQPIGVTKIAKSVIAPLADHNISVFMLSTYQTDFILVRERDLPMVMHTLSSEFTLLRVVNGETVAAHNLGVSNGFVKPKLAPRPVIHPLSSPSNMFCVTSLDPDTLSSVATLLMDVMFYSGGTKEAGPSGEDSTHIRFFSFSLIEGYISLVMDEQTAQRFPNNVLFTSASGELWKMVRIGGQPLGFGS; this is translated from the exons ATGGAGCTTCATATTCTAGAGCACAGCCTGAAAGTGGCGAGTATAGAGAAGGAGGGGATCCAGACCTGCACCCACGGATTAATCAAACTCGCCTTCCTGGCCTCTAAAACAAG GTGTAAGTTCTTCAGCCTGACGGAGACCCCGGAGGACTACACCATCATCGTGGACGAGGAGGGCTTCAAAG agCTGCCACAGTCGGAAAACATCAGCGTCGCCGATGCTACGTGGTTAGCTCTCAACGTGGTGTCAGGGGGTGGCAACGCCTCCAACTCGCAGCCAATCGGAGTCACCAAAATCGCCAAGTCGGTCATCGCGCCGCTGGCCGACCACAACATCTCCGTGTTCATGCTGTCCACGTACCAGACCGACTTCATCCTG GTGCGGGAGCGCGACCTGCCGATGGTCATGCACACGCTGTCCTCAGAGTTCACGCTGCTGCGGGTCGTCAACGGCGAGACGGTCGCCGCCCACAATCTGGGCGTCAGCAACGGATTCGTCAAGCCGAAGCTGG CCCCGCGGCCCGTCATCCACCCCCTGTCCAGCCCCAGCAACATGTTCTGTGTGACCAGCCTGGACCCCGACACGCTGTCGTCCGTGGCAACGCTGCTGATGGACGTCATGTTCTACTCCGGAGG GACGAAGGAGGCGGGACCATCGGGCGaagactccacccacatccgcTTCTTCTCCTTCTCGCTGATCGAGGGCTACATCTCTCTGGTGATGGACGAGCAGACGGCTCAGAG GTTTCCGAACAACGTCCTGTTCACCAGCGCCTCCGGAGAGCTCTGGAAGATGGTTCGCATCGGCGGACAGCCGCTGGGGTTCG GTTCCTGA
- the castor2 gene encoding cytosolic arginine sensor for mTORC1 subunit 2 isoform X2 — MELHILEHSLKVASIEKEGIQTCTHGLIKLAFLASKTRCKFFSLTETPEDYTIIVDEEGFKELPQSENISVADATWLALNVVSGGGNASNSQPIGVTKIAKSVIAPLADHNISVFMLSTYQTDFILVRERDLPMVMHTLSSEFTLLRVVNGETVAAHNLGVSNGFVKPKLGSPAARHPPPVQPQQHVLCDQPGPRHAVVRGNAADGRHVLLRRDEGGGTIGRRLHPHPLLLLLADRGLHLSGDGRADGSEVSEQRPVHQRLRRALEDGSHRRTAAGVRRVRHRGSDLRTSGNG; from the exons ATGGAGCTTCATATTCTAGAGCACAGCCTGAAAGTGGCGAGTATAGAGAAGGAGGGGATCCAGACCTGCACCCACGGATTAATCAAACTCGCCTTCCTGGCCTCTAAAACAAG GTGTAAGTTCTTCAGCCTGACGGAGACCCCGGAGGACTACACCATCATCGTGGACGAGGAGGGCTTCAAAG agCTGCCACAGTCGGAAAACATCAGCGTCGCCGATGCTACGTGGTTAGCTCTCAACGTGGTGTCAGGGGGTGGCAACGCCTCCAACTCGCAGCCAATCGGAGTCACCAAAATCGCCAAGTCGGTCATCGCGCCGCTGGCCGACCACAACATCTCCGTGTTCATGCTGTCCACGTACCAGACCGACTTCATCCTG GTGCGGGAGCGCGACCTGCCGATGGTCATGCACACGCTGTCCTCAGAGTTCACGCTGCTGCGGGTCGTCAACGGCGAGACGGTCGCCGCCCACAATCTGGGCGTCAGCAACGGATTCGTCAAGCCGAAGCTGGGTag CCCCGCGGCCCGTCATCCACCCCCTGTCCAGCCCCAGCAACATGTTCTGTGTGACCAGCCTGGACCCCGACACGCTGTCGTCCGTGGCAACGCTGCTGATGGACGTCATGTTCTACTCCGGAGG GACGAAGGAGGCGGGACCATCGGGCGaagactccacccacatccgcTTCTTCTCCTTCTCGCTGATCGAGGGCTACATCTCTCTGGTGATGGACGAGCAGACGGCTCAGAG GTTTCCGAACAACGTCCTGTTCACCAGCGCCTCCGGAGAGCTCTGGAAGATGGTTCGCATCGGCGGACAGCCGCTGGGGTTCG ACGAGTGCGGCATCGTGGCTCAGATCTCAGAACCTCTGGCAACGGCTGA